In the genome of Rhipicephalus microplus isolate Deutch F79 unplaced genomic scaffold, USDA_Rmic scaffold_21, whole genome shotgun sequence, one region contains:
- the LOC142785376 gene encoding uncharacterized protein LOC142785376, translating into MPRGFLLQRYTRHNSDGEDNRSDSSSSSDDPDAVRFASSPPAAVVKSCESLLLRATALLQPDHASTPPSSQDAAKRKKLSPAGPPPLLHGSPPRKSASTGAPHKRTSSASPSPHNNRASGGSNGGHGTVNGAAKSAVRRLLFDEDTLSPVSGTFIRPYSDEDDLELDEELDYDIPAALNPVVVSEEARAELAKIENKIGAYVCRLCRQRFGDAFGLAQHRCSRIVHLEYRCPDCAKLFNCPANLASHRRWHRPRNETGGSASPSADCKQQGTSGSDEEALGPYACPVCPKRFRRLAYLRKHANVHTQAEAT; encoded by the coding sequence ATGCCCCGGGGCTTCCTTCTCCAGAGGTACACCCGCCACAACTCGGACGGTGAGGACAACCGCTCTGACTCGTCCTCTTCCTCGGATGATCCCGACGCCGTCCGGTTCGCCTCCTCGCCGCCAGCAGCGGTCGTCAAGAGCTGCGAGTCGCTGCTCCTCCGGGCCACCGCTCTGCTGCAGCCGGACCACGCGTCTACGCCTCCGTCTTCCCAGGATGCGGCCAAGAGGAAGAAGTTGTCTCCCGCGGGGCCACCGCCTCTCTTACACGGAAGTCCTCCACGGAAGAGCGCCAGCACGGGCGCTCCTCACAAGCGCACCTCCAGCGCTTCGCCTTCGCCGCACAACAACCGAGCCAGCGGGGGAAGCAACGGCGGGCATGGAACTGTGAACGGTGCCGCAAAGTCCGCCGTGCGCCGTCTCCTCTTCGACGAGGACACACTGTCTCCAGTATCCGGCACTTTCATTCGACCTTATAGCGACGAGGACGACTTAGAACTCGACGAAGAGCTTGACTACGACATTCCGGCCGCGCTGAATCCCGTCGTGGTGAGCGAGGAAGCGCGCGCCGAGCTGGCCAAGATCGAGAACAAGATCGGCGCCTACGTGTGCCGCCTGTGCCGGCAGCGGTTCGGCGACGCGTTCGGGCTCGCCCAGCACCGGTGCTCGCGCATCGTGCACCTCGAGTACCGGTGTCCCGACTGCGCCAAGCTGTTCAACTGCCCCGCAAACCTGGCGTCGCATCGCCGCTGGCACCGGCCCCGGAACGAGACGGGAGGCAGCGCGTCACCGTCGGCCGACTGCAAGCAGCAAGGCACCTCCGGGTCCGACGAAGAGGCGCTGGGACCGTACGCGTGCCCCGTCTGTCCCAAGAGGTTCCGCAGGCTCGCCTACCTCCGCAAGCACGCCAACGTTCACACGCAGGCTGAGGCCACGTGA